Within Streptomyces antibioticus, the genomic segment CCCAGCGCACCGAGGACGCGCTGACCGTCGGCGGCAGCGAACGCTGGGACGCGGTCGCCGGCATCCCCGACCAGGAGGTCTGGGAGCTGCGGCGCCTCCTGCGCGAGCAGTTGGTGGACGAGGTACGGCGCCGGCTGCGGGCGTCCTGGCGCCAGCGCGGCGCCGGTACGGCCGAACTGGGCTGGATCGACGGCGTCCTTGACCCCGACGTCCTGACCATCGGGTTCGCGCGCCGGGTCCCCTCGTACAAGCGGCTGACGCTGATGCTGCGCGACCGCGACCGGCTGATGGAACTGCTGCTGCACCCGGAGCGGCCCATCCAGATCGTGGTCGCGGGGAAGGCGCACCCGGCGGACGACGGCGGCAAACGCCTGGTGCAGGAGCTGGTCCGGTTCGCCGACGACCCGCGCGTGCGCCATCGGATCGTCTTCCTGCCCGACTACGGCATGGCGATGGCGCAGAAGCTGTACCCGGGCTGCGACATCTGGCTGAACAATCCGCTGCGGCCGCTGGAGGCGTGCGGGACGTCCGGGATGAAGGCGGCGCTCAACGGCTGTCTCAACCTCTCCGTCCTGGACGGCTGGTGGGACGAGTGGTTCCAGCCCGACTTCGGCTGGGCGATCCCCACGGCGGACGGCGCCGGCACCGACCCCGACCACCGGGACGACATCGAGGCAGCCGCGCTCTACGACCTGCTGGAGCAGCGCATCACGCCCCGCTTCTACGAGCGGGGCCGGGGCGGGCTGCCCGACCGCTGGATCGAGATGGTCCGCCAGACGCTGTCGCTGCTCGGGCCCAAGGTGCTGGCCGGCCGGATGGTCCGCGAGTACGTGGAGCGTCTCTACGCCCCGGCCGCGGAGGCGCACCGCGCGATGGACCCGGACACCGCCCGGGAACTCGCCGTCTGGAAGGGCCGGGTGCGCTCCGCCTGGCACGCGGTGACCGTCGACCACGTGGAGACCTCGGTCGTCACGACCACCGCCGAACTCGGCTCGACACTCGCCCTGCGGGTCCGCGTCGGCCTCGGCGAACTGGCCCCCGAGGACGTGGAGGTGCAGGCCGTCTCCGGGCGCGTCGACGAGGAGGACCGCATCACCGACGCGACGACGGTCCCCCTGAAACCGGCGGGCGGCCCCGACCTGGAGGGCCGCTGGCTCTACGAGGGCCCGCTCTCCCTGGACCGCACGGGCCCCTTCGGCTACACGGTCCGCATCCTCCCCTCCCACCCCCTCCTCGCCTCCACCACGGAGGTGGGCGTGGTGACGGTCCCGTCGGAGGAACTGACGTCGGCGGCGGGGGTGTTGCTGCGGTAGCGCCCGCGCGTTGACGGTTCGTGTACGGCCCTGTGTCCGCCGGGTGGCGGGTGCGGGGCCGTATCGATTTCGGCCGCCCTTGATCTTTTTCGGCCGGCAGCGCCTACGATGCGTCCGTGACGTGGGCAGAGACGGTCAGAACAGGCGGTTCGCGGGGGCTGGCGCCCTGGGCGGCCATGATCTTCGTGCTGGGTACGGCCGGATGCGCGGCCGGGGGAGACACGGGTGCCGGGGAGCCGGGACGTGGGACGCCCTCGCCCTCCGTGTCCGTTTCCGTGTCCTCGACGGCGAGCGCCTCGGCGTCCCCCTCCGCCTCCGCCTCCCCGTCGGCGACGAAGAGCGCGGCACCGGCCGTGCGGAAGACGGACGGCGCGTCGAAGCGGGCGGGTGGCGCCGGCGCGTCCAAGGGCACCGGCTCCGGCTCGGGTTCGGGCTCCGGCTCGGGTTCCGGCTCCGGTACGAGCGGCGGTGGGTCCGGTGGCGGCTCCGGCGGTTCCGGCGGCTCGGGGACCGTTCCGCAGAACCCCAATCGGGGTGCCAATCCGCCGCCGGCCCCGTCCCGTCCCGCTCCCCAGCCCGACTTCACGTCCGGGCAGTGGCAGCCGGGCGACCCCGTCGAGACGGTCCCGGGGTCCAACCAGGGCTGAGAGGTCAGTCCTTCGGCTCGCCGACCAGCCCCCGCAGCACCGTCCCGCACCGGCGCGCGTACGCCTGTTGCAGGCCCCGGGTCGCCGGGCCCGCCGCTCTCGCGTACCACTTGGCGCCCTGGCTGAAGGCCGAGACCGTGAGCCAGACCGTGCCGTCGCCGGTGCGGTCGACGACGAAGGACTCCTCGCCGCGTTCCGGATGGCCCGGGAGGGTGCCGTAGGCCCAGCCCGCGCGGCGGTGTTCGTCGACCGTCCAGACCACGCGGCAGGGGGCCTTGATGACACCGCCGAGGGTGACCGTGACGTCGACGTCGGGGGCCGCGCGGGGGGCCGTGGCGGCTATGCCCACGCCGAGGGCGCGGTGCATCTCCCAGGTCATCACAGCCTCCGAGGCCTGGCGGAAGACGTCGAGTCCCTCGCCGAGACGGGTGCGGACGTGCAGGAGGTGGAAGCCGGGCGGGCAGAAGCCGGGACGGTCACGGGTCGCGCCGACATCGTCGTACGTGAAGGACATGGGAGCCAAGAGTAGGGCGGTACCCGGGGGCGCCTCGGTCCCGGGTACCGCCTTCGGTCACACTCGGACAGCGTCAGCCGACGTTGACGGCCGTCCAGGCCGCCGCCACGGCCTTGTACTCGGTGCTGGTGGAGCCGTACAGCGCCGACGCCGCGTTCAGGGTCGCCGTACGGGCGCCCGCGTAGTTGGTGGTCGACGTCATGTAGCTGGTCAGCGCCTTGTACCAGATCTGGACCGCCTTGGCGCGGCCGATGCCGGTGAGCGTGGAGCCGTTGTACGTGGGCGAGTTGTACGACACCCCGTTGATGGTCTTCGCGCCGCTGCCCTCCGCGAGGAGGTAGAAGAAGTGGTTGGCCGGGCCGGACGAGTAGTGCACGTCCAGGTTCTTCAGCGACGAGGACCAGTAGTCGGCCGAGGCGCCGTCCTTGCTGGGCTTGTCCTGGTAGCGCAGCGGGGTGCCGTTGCCGTTGATGTTGATCTTCTCGCCGATGAGGTAGTCACCGACGTCGGAGGAGTTCGCCGCGTAGAACTCGACCGCCGTGCCGAAGATGTCCGAGGTGGCCTCGTTCAGACCGCCGGACTCGCCCGAGTAGTTGAGGCCCGCGGTGTTGGAGGTGACGCCGTGGGTCATCTCGTGGCCCGCCACGTCCAGCGAGGTCAGCGGCTTGGTGTTGCCCGCGCCGTCGCCGTACGTCATGCAGAAGCAGGAGTCGTCCCAGAAGGCGTTGACGTACGCGTTGCCGTAGTGGACCCGGGAGTAGGCGGCGACGCCGTTGTTCTTGATGCCGTTGCGGCCGAAGGTGCTCTTGTAGAAGTCCCAGGTGGTCTGGGCGCCGTAGGCCGCGTCCACCGCCGCCGTCTGGTCGGTCGAGGAGCTGGAGGCCGCGCCGGTGCCCCAGGTGTCGTCGGCGTCCGTGAACAGGGTGCCCGCCGAACTGCTGGTGGCGCGCGCCTTGTTGTACGTCTTGTGGCCGCCGCGGGAGGTGTCGTAGAGCTGGTACGACGAGCCCGAGAGGGCCGTGCCGAGCGTCACCGTGCCGGAGTACAGGCTCTTGCCGGTGCCGGTCTCGATGCCCTGGTACTCGTAGAGCTTCTCGCCGGTGGCCGCGTCGGTGATGACGTGCAGCTCGTTGGGGGTGCCGTCGTCCTGGAGGCCGCCGACGACCGTCTCGTAGGCGAGGACCGGCTTGCTGCCGTTGCCCGCCCAGATCACCTTGCGGGGCGCGGCGTCGGCCGCGGTCTCGGCGGAGCCGGCGGCCTTGGCGAGCGTGAGGGCCTGCTTCTCGGCCTTGGCGGCGGCGATGACCGGCTTGACGGAGGCCACCTTGATGACCGCCTTGGTCGCCTTGGTGACGCCCTGGCTCGCGCCCGCGGCCGACTCGTGGACGACGAGGTCGCCGCCGAGCACCGGAAGGCCCGCGTAGGTCCGCTCGTAGCGCGTGTGGACGGTGCCGTCCGCGTCCTTCACCACGTCCCGGACGACCAGCTTCTCCTGCGCGCCCAGACCTATCTCCGTCGCGGTCGTGGCGGCGTCGGCCTGCTTGTCCTGGATCAGGGCGGTGCGGGCGGAGGCACTGAGGGCCACGGGGACGGCGAGCGGCGCCCGGGCGCCGGAGTCCGCCGGGGTCTCGGCGGCGGCGCTCCCGGTGGTCAGGCCGGTGGTGACCAGCGCACCGGCCGCGACGGCGGTGGCGATGACCAGGGTGGTGCGCTTGCGACGCGCGTAGAGGGAGGACACACAAGCTCCTTGGAGTGGGGGTGCCCGGCAGGCGTGGGGGGCCGGCCGTGACGGTCGTGAAGTTGTGCGGCGGGTGCGACGAAGCCTGGCATCACAGTCGCGTACATGTCAGGACCCCTTTGTGATGTTGGCTCAAAATCGACGAACGGGTGAACATTGCCGGAACGTAAACGCCGTTGACCTCGGTAAAGGGCCAACAGGGAGGCAGTAATCGGGAGGCAAAAAAGGGGCGCCGCCCCGGAGGTCGGACCTCCGGGGCGGCGCCGTGCTCGGCTTTCAGGACCTGGGTCGCCCGGGTCTACGGGAAGGTGAGCTTCCAGCCATTGATGTAGCCGGTGTCCAGGGACGCGTTGTCCTGGACCCTCAACTGCCAGACGCCGTTGGCGACCTCGGAGGAGGCGTTCACGGTGTACGTGGTGTTGATGTTGTCCGTGCTGCCGCCGGTGCCGTACCCCTTCAGCGTGTACGCGCTGCCGTCGGGGGCGACGAGCTGGACCTGGAGGTCACCGATGTAGGTGTGGACGATGTCCACGGCGACCTGGAGGTTCGAGGGGGCGTTGCCGGTCCGCCCGGAGACGGTGATCGACGAGGTGACCGCCGCGCCCCGGTCCGGGATCGACACCCGGGTGTTGTTCTCGAAGACGGTGCCGCCACCGCCGCCGCCACCGGGCCGCGAGCCCACCGCGATGGCCGCCCACGCGTTCTGCACGGCCGTGTACTCGGCGCTCGTCGTGCCGTACAGCTCACCCGTCGCCGCGAGGGTGCCGGTACGGGCGCCCGCGTAGTTGGTGGTCGAGGTGAACTTCGTGGTCAGCGCGCGGAACCAGATCTTCTCCGCCTTGTCGCGGCCGATACCGGTGACCGGAAGGCCGTCCGAGGTGGGCGAGTTGTAGGTGACACCGTTGATGGTCTTGGTGCCGCTGCCCTCGCTCAGCAGGTAGAAGAAGTGGTTCGCCGGGCCCGAGGAGTAGTGCACGTCGATCGAGCCGATACCGGAGTACCAACTGTCCTTGGACGAACCGTCCTTGCTCGGCTTGTCCATGTAACGCAACGGGGTGCCGTTGCCGTTGATGTTGATCTCCTCGCCGATGAGGTAGTCACCGACGTCGGAGGCGTTGTTGGCGTAGAACTCGACGGTCGAGCCGAAGATGTCCGAGGTCGCCTCGTTCAGACCGCCGGACTCGCCCGAGTAGTTGAGGCCCGCGGTGTTGGAGGTGAGACCGTGGGTCATCTCGTGCGCGGCCACGTCGATCGACGTCAGCGGGTTGGAGTTGCCCGAGCCGTCGCCGTACGTCATGCAGAAGCAACTGTCGGACCAGAACGCGTTGACGTAGTTGTTGCCGTAGTGGACGCGCGAGTACGCGCCGACCCCGTCGCCGCGGATGCCCGAACGGCCGTGCACGTTCTTGTAGTAGTCCCAGGTGAGCTGGGCGCCGTAGTGCGCGTCGGCGGCGGCCGACTCCAGGTTCGACGGGGAGCCGTTGCCCCAGACGTCGTCGGGCCCGGAGAACAGCGTGCCGGTGCCGGACGTGCCGCGGTTGAGGTTGTACGTCTTGTGGTTGCCGCGCGCGCCGTCGGTCAGGTTGTACGTCGAACCGGACTGCGTGGTGGTCAGGTTGACCGTGCCGCTGTAGACCGTGTTGCCGGTGCCGGTCTCGATCGCCTCCCACTCGTAGAGCTTCGCGCCCGTGGTGGCGTCCGTGATGACGTGCAGCTCCTGCGGGGTGCCGTCGTGCTGGAAGCCGCCGACGACCGTCTCGTACGCCACCGTCGGCGTACCGCTCGCCGCCCAGATCACCTTGCGCGGGGCGCGGTTGACGTCGGGGCTCTTGGCGTCCTCGGCCTTCGCGGCACTCAGTGCCTGCGCCTCGGCCTTGGCGGCGGGTACGGCGGCCGTGGTGGTCGCCGGGGCTATCTTCGCGCGGGTGGCCTTGACGACGGACGCGGTGGCGTCGGACGCGGTCGACTCGACGACCAGGTCGCCGCCGAGGACCGGCAGTCCGGCGTAGGTGCGCTCGTAGCGGGTGTGCACGGTGCCGTCGCCGTCCTTGAGGACGTCCCGCACGACCAGCTTCTCCTGGGCGCCCAGGCCGAGTTCCTTGGCGGTGTCGGCCTTGCCGGCGTCCGCGGTGCGGATCAGCTCGGCGCGCTGGGCGGGGGTGAGGCGGACGGACTCGGCGCCGGGCAGGACCTGCCCCGCGGCCGAGGGCGCCTGCTGGGGGGCCGCGGTGGCGGCGCCGGTCTGCACGGCGGCCGCGATGAGCGCCGCGACGCCTGCGAGGGCGACGGCGGCGGTTCTGCGGTGGGGGGTGTGGGGGGTGCGTCTGCGAGAGGAACTGCTTCTCAACACTGACTCCTTCTGCGCGGCCGCGGATCACACGGCCAAGGGGGAGACCGGACGGCGGGTGGGCCGCCCGGCACGACAAAGGCGGTACGCAGAACGTGAAGCTGTGGGGTTGCTGTGAAGTAGCAGAGGGAAGAGTGGCAGGTGATTGCGCTCTCTGTCAGGAGCGCGTCAGAAAATTGGCCGGAAACGTTCCGTTGTCCGGGAATTCATGTTCGATATACGGATGAGACAGGGTTTGGGGGACTCGGCGTCAACGTCCTTTCAGGCAAGGCGAGTTGGGGCCACTCGCCCCGTCACGCCAAGCTGTCCCGCCAAGCCCGGTGCAGATCCGCGAAGCGGCCAGTGCCGGTGATGAGTTCGGACGGGGGGCCGTCCTCGACGATGCGGCCGTGTTCCATGACGAGGACGCGGTCGGCGATCTCCACGGTCGACAGGCGGTGGGCGATCACCACCGCCGTGCGGCCGTCGAGGACGGTCGTCATCGCCGCCTGGACGGCCCGTTCGCCGGGGACGTCGAGGGAGCTGGTCGCCTCGTCGAGGATGAGCACCGCCGGATCGGCGAGCAACGCGCGGGCGAACGCGACGAGTTGGCGTTGGCCCGCCGAGATGCGGCCGCCGCGCTTGCGGACGTCGGTGTCGTAGCCGTCGGGCAGTGAGGTGATGAACTCGTGCGCCCCGATCGCCTTCGCCGCCCGCTCGATCTCCTCACGGGTGGCGTCCGGCCGTCCGATCGCGATGTTCTCGGCGACCGTGCCGGAGAACAGGAACGCCTCCTGCGTCACCATGACCACCCCGCGCCGCAGCTCCGGCACCGGCAGGTCGCGCAGGTCCACCCCGTCGAGCAGCACTCGGCCGTCCGTCGGGTCGTAGAAGCGGGCGAGCAGCTTGGCCAGGGTCGACTTGCCGGCGCCGGTCGAGCCGACGACGGCGACGGTCTGCCCGGCGGGCAGGGTGAGGTCGAAGCCCGGGAGCACCTCGCCGCCGGTGCGGTAGCCGAAGGAGACCCCGTCGAACACCACCTCACGGCCGGGCCGTCCGCCCGTCCGGGCGGGGAGTTCGCGGGGCACGGCCGGTTCCGGCACCGACGGGGTCTGCGCGAGCAGCCCGGCGATCTTCTCCAGCGAGGCGCCCGCCGACTGGTAGGAGTTGAGGAACATGCCGAGCCGGTCGATCGGGTCGTACAGCCGCCGCAGATAGAGCACCGCGGCCGCCAGCACACCCAGCTCCAGGGAGCCGTCCGCCACCCGGTGGGCGCCCCACAGCACGATCGCCGCGACGGCCGTGTTGGCCACCAGGCGGGAGCCGACCACATAGCGGGCCATCTCCAGGAGCGCGTCGCCGTTGGAGCGCTCGTGACGCCGGTTCAGCACCCGGAAGTCCGCGTCGTTGACGGCCTCGCGGCGGAACGCGCGCACCGGGCGGATGCCGTTCATCGTCTCCACGAACTTCACGATCACCGCCGCGATCGCCGTGGACCGCGCCGCGTACACCCGTGCCGCGCGCCGCTGGTACATCCGCACCAGGAGGTACAGCGGCACGAAGGACGCCACCGCGACCGCGCCGAGCCCCATATCCAGCCAGAGCAGCATGGCCGAGATGTAGACGAACGACAGGACGACGGTCACCAGCTCCTGGAGCCCCTCGTCGAGCAGCTCGCGCAGCGACTCCACGTCCGTCGTGGAGCGGGAGATCAGCCGGCCCGAGGTGTAGCGCTCGTGGAAGTCGAGGCTGAGCGCCTGCGCGTGCCGGAAGATCCGGCCGCGCAGATCGAGCAGCACGTCCTGGTTGACCCGGGCGGCCGCGGTCAGGAACGCGTACTGGAGGCCGCCGGCCGCCAGCGCGCACAGCAGATAGCCGGCGCCCACCGCGAACAGCGGCCCGTGGTCGTCGGCGCGGAACGCCGGTACGGCCCGGTCGATCGTGTACGCCACCAGCAGCGGGCCCGCCTGGACGGCCGCCTGCTGGAGCAGCAGCAGAACGGTCGTGAACGCCACCCGGGCCCGCATCGGGGCGAGCAGGGAACGCAGCAGCGCGCCCGTCGCGCCCGGCGGGGTGGGCAGGGCGTCATGGTCGAAGGCGTCGCCGTCGGCCGGCGGGCGCGGGGCGTCCGGCTCTTCCTCGGCGACCGGGGAGGAGGTGGTGGGGGCGGTCATCGGTCGTCCTCCTGGCGGCCGGTTCCGGACATGAGGTGGGCGTACTCGGCGTTGCCGCGCAGCAGTTCCTGATGGGTGCCGACGGCGGTGATCCGGCCGCCGGACAGCAGGGCCACCCGGTCGGCGAGCAGCACGGTCGACGGACGGTGGGCGACGATCAGCGCGGTGGTGCCGGCGAGGACCTCGCGCAGCGCGGCCTCCACGGCGGCCTCCGTGTGCACGTCCAGCGCGGAGAGCGGGTCGTCGAGCACCAGGAACCGGGGCCGTCCGACGACCGCCCGGGCCAGCGCGAGCCGCTGCCGCTGCCCGCCGGAGAGACTGAGCCCCTGCTCGCCGACCTGGGTCCCGGTGCCCTCGGGCAGCCGGTGCGCGAAGCCGGCCTGCGCGACCTCCAGCGCCCGCTCCAGCTCCTCGGCGCCCGCGGTGTCGTCGGCGCCCATGAGCACGTTCTCCCCGATGCTCGCGGAGAACAGCGTCGGCTCCTCGAAGGCGACGGCGACCTTCGCGCGCAGCTCGGCGCGCGGCATCGCGGTGATGTCCGTGCCGTCGAGCGTGATCCGCCCGGCGGTCGTCTCGTGCAGCCGGGGCACCAGGGCGGTGAGCGTGGTCTTCCCGCTGCCGGTGGCCCCGACCAGGGCCATCGACTCACCGGGCCGGATGTGCAGGTCGATCCGGTCCAGGACGGGCGGGGAGCCGGGGTGCGCGTCGGGGTAGCGGAAGACGACCCCGTCGAAGCGGAGCCCGCCGTCCTCGGCGACCGGGCTCGTGCCGGACACGGTCTCCTCCTCCGGCCGTTCGTCCATCACCTCGAAGTACCGCTCGGTGGCCGTCGCCGCCTCCTGGCTCATCGCGAGCAGGAAGCCGATCGAGTCCACCGGCCAGCGCAGCGCGAGCGCCGTGGACAGGAACGCGACCAGGGTGCCCGCCGACAGCGCGCCGTCGGCCACCTGCACCGCGCCCAGCACCAGGGCCGCGCCGATCGCCACCTCCGGCAGTGTCACGATCACCGCCCAGATGGTCGCCAGCAGCCGTGCCTTGCGCAGCTCGGTGCCGCGCAGGGTGGCCGACAGCTCGCGGAAGGCGCGCGCCTGGCTGCGGTGCCGGCCGAAGCCCTTGATGATCCTGATGCCGAGGACGCTCTCCTCGACGACCGTCGTCAGATCGCCGACCTGGTCCTGTGCCCGGCGGGCCACGATCGCGTACCGGCGCTCGAAGACCACGCACATCACCATCACCGGGACGGCCGGGCCCAGGATCACCAGGCCGAGCGTCCAGTCCTGGAGCAGCATGATGATCACACCGACGAGGATGGTGACCGAGTTGACCAGCAGGAACGTCAGCGGGAAGGCGAGGAACATCCGCACCAGCATCAGATCCGTGGTCCCCCGGGACAGCAACTGCCCCGAGGCCCAGCGGTCGTGGAAGGCCACCGGGAGCCGCTGGAGATGCCGGTAGAGATCGGCCCGCATCTCCGCCTCGACGTGCGACAGCGGCCGGGCCACCAGCCAGCGCCGCAGCCCGAACAGGCCTGCCTCCACGAGGCCGAGCAGCAGCAGGTAGAGGGCGCCGAGCCAGACGCCGGCCGTGTCCCCGTCTGCGACCGGTCCGTCCACCATCCACTTCAGGACGAGCGGGATCACCAGCCCGGTACAGGAGGCGATCACCGCGACGAAGGCGGCGGTGAACAGGCGCGACCGCACGGGCCGCACGTACGGCCACAGGCGCAGCAGTGCCCGCACCGCGGACCGGTCCTCGG encodes:
- a CDS encoding M4 family metallopeptidase, giving the protein MSSLYARRKRTTLVIATAVAAGALVTTGLTTGSAAAETPADSGARAPLAVPVALSASARTALIQDKQADAATTATEIGLGAQEKLVVRDVVKDADGTVHTRYERTYAGLPVLGGDLVVHESAAGASQGVTKATKAVIKVASVKPVIAAAKAEKQALTLAKAAGSAETAADAAPRKVIWAGNGSKPVLAYETVVGGLQDDGTPNELHVITDAATGEKLYEYQGIETGTGKSLYSGTVTLGTALSGSSYQLYDTSRGGHKTYNKARATSSSAGTLFTDADDTWGTGAASSSSTDQTAAVDAAYGAQTTWDFYKSTFGRNGIKNNGVAAYSRVHYGNAYVNAFWDDSCFCMTYGDGAGNTKPLTSLDVAGHEMTHGVTSNTAGLNYSGESGGLNEATSDIFGTAVEFYAANSSDVGDYLIGEKININGNGTPLRYQDKPSKDGASADYWSSSLKNLDVHYSSGPANHFFYLLAEGSGAKTINGVSYNSPTYNGSTLTGIGRAKAVQIWYKALTSYMTSTTNYAGARTATLNAASALYGSTSTEYKAVAAAWTAVNVG
- a CDS encoding ABC transporter ATP-binding protein yields the protein MSTIPESAEDRSAVRALLRLWPYVRPVRSRLFTAAFVAVIASCTGLVIPLVLKWMVDGPVADGDTAGVWLGALYLLLLGLVEAGLFGLRRWLVARPLSHVEAEMRADLYRHLQRLPVAFHDRWASGQLLSRGTTDLMLVRMFLAFPLTFLLVNSVTILVGVIIMLLQDWTLGLVILGPAVPVMVMCVVFERRYAIVARRAQDQVGDLTTVVEESVLGIRIIKGFGRHRSQARAFRELSATLRGTELRKARLLATIWAVIVTLPEVAIGAALVLGAVQVADGALSAGTLVAFLSTALALRWPVDSIGFLLAMSQEAATATERYFEVMDERPEEETVSGTSPVAEDGGLRFDGVVFRYPDAHPGSPPVLDRIDLHIRPGESMALVGATGSGKTTLTALVPRLHETTAGRITLDGTDITAMPRAELRAKVAVAFEEPTLFSASIGENVLMGADDTAGAEELERALEVAQAGFAHRLPEGTGTQVGEQGLSLSGGQRQRLALARAVVGRPRFLVLDDPLSALDVHTEAAVEAALREVLAGTTALIVAHRPSTVLLADRVALLSGGRITAVGTHQELLRGNAEYAHLMSGTGRQEDDR
- a CDS encoding M4 family metallopeptidase codes for the protein MRSSSSRRRTPHTPHRRTAAVALAGVAALIAAAVQTGAATAAPQQAPSAAGQVLPGAESVRLTPAQRAELIRTADAGKADTAKELGLGAQEKLVVRDVLKDGDGTVHTRYERTYAGLPVLGGDLVVESTASDATASVVKATRAKIAPATTTAAVPAAKAEAQALSAAKAEDAKSPDVNRAPRKVIWAASGTPTVAYETVVGGFQHDGTPQELHVITDATTGAKLYEWEAIETGTGNTVYSGTVNLTTTQSGSTYNLTDGARGNHKTYNLNRGTSGTGTLFSGPDDVWGNGSPSNLESAAADAHYGAQLTWDYYKNVHGRSGIRGDGVGAYSRVHYGNNYVNAFWSDSCFCMTYGDGSGNSNPLTSIDVAAHEMTHGLTSNTAGLNYSGESGGLNEATSDIFGSTVEFYANNASDVGDYLIGEEININGNGTPLRYMDKPSKDGSSKDSWYSGIGSIDVHYSSGPANHFFYLLSEGSGTKTINGVTYNSPTSDGLPVTGIGRDKAEKIWFRALTTKFTSTTNYAGARTGTLAATGELYGTTSAEYTAVQNAWAAIAVGSRPGGGGGGGTVFENNTRVSIPDRGAAVTSSITVSGRTGNAPSNLQVAVDIVHTYIGDLQVQLVAPDGSAYTLKGYGTGGSTDNINTTYTVNASSEVANGVWQLRVQDNASLDTGYINGWKLTFP
- a CDS encoding glycosyltransferase family 1 protein produces the protein MKAIRRFTVRPLLPEPLRPLSDLARNLRWSWHADTRELFQSVDPEHWAVSDGDPVRLLGGVRPERLAELAEDRRFLRRLTAVTDDLHDYLTGERWYQVQARTTELPAAVAYFSPEFGVTAALPQYSGGLGILAGDHLKAASDLGVPLIGVGLLYRHGYFRQTLSRDGWQQEHYPVLDPNELPLTPLREDDGTPARVALALPAGKQLHARIWLAQVGRVPLLMLDSDVEENDLGERGVTDRLYGGGSEHRLLQEMLLGIGGVRAVRTYCRLTGHALPEVFHTNEGHAGFLGLERIAELCDDGLDFDSALEAVRAGTVFTTHTPVPAGIDRFDRELVARHFGPDAELPRIDVERVLRLGMETYPGGEPNLFNMAVMGLRLAQRANGVSLLHGQVSRGMFAGLWPGFDAAEVPITSVTNGVHAPTWVAPEVLRLGAREVGAQRTEDALTVGGSERWDAVAGIPDQEVWELRRLLREQLVDEVRRRLRASWRQRGAGTAELGWIDGVLDPDVLTIGFARRVPSYKRLTLMLRDRDRLMELLLHPERPIQIVVAGKAHPADDGGKRLVQELVRFADDPRVRHRIVFLPDYGMAMAQKLYPGCDIWLNNPLRPLEACGTSGMKAALNGCLNLSVLDGWWDEWFQPDFGWAIPTADGAGTDPDHRDDIEAAALYDLLEQRITPRFYERGRGGLPDRWIEMVRQTLSLLGPKVLAGRMVREYVERLYAPAAEAHRAMDPDTARELAVWKGRVRSAWHAVTVDHVETSVVTTTAELGSTLALRVRVGLGELAPEDVEVQAVSGRVDEEDRITDATTVPLKPAGGPDLEGRWLYEGPLSLDRTGPFGYTVRILPSHPLLASTTEVGVVTVPSEELTSAAGVLLR
- a CDS encoding DUF1990 family protein, coding for MSFTYDDVGATRDRPGFCPPGFHLLHVRTRLGEGLDVFRQASEAVMTWEMHRALGVGIAATAPRAAPDVDVTVTLGGVIKAPCRVVWTVDEHRRAGWAYGTLPGHPERGEESFVVDRTGDGTVWLTVSAFSQGAKWYARAAGPATRGLQQAYARRCGTVLRGLVGEPKD
- a CDS encoding ABC transporter ATP-binding protein is translated as MTAPTTSSPVAEEEPDAPRPPADGDAFDHDALPTPPGATGALLRSLLAPMRARVAFTTVLLLLQQAAVQAGPLLVAYTIDRAVPAFRADDHGPLFAVGAGYLLCALAAGGLQYAFLTAAARVNQDVLLDLRGRIFRHAQALSLDFHERYTSGRLISRSTTDVESLRELLDEGLQELVTVVLSFVYISAMLLWLDMGLGAVAVASFVPLYLLVRMYQRRAARVYAARSTAIAAVIVKFVETMNGIRPVRAFRREAVNDADFRVLNRRHERSNGDALLEMARYVVGSRLVANTAVAAIVLWGAHRVADGSLELGVLAAAVLYLRRLYDPIDRLGMFLNSYQSAGASLEKIAGLLAQTPSVPEPAVPRELPARTGGRPGREVVFDGVSFGYRTGGEVLPGFDLTLPAGQTVAVVGSTGAGKSTLAKLLARFYDPTDGRVLLDGVDLRDLPVPELRRGVVMVTQEAFLFSGTVAENIAIGRPDATREEIERAAKAIGAHEFITSLPDGYDTDVRKRGGRISAGQRQLVAFARALLADPAVLILDEATSSLDVPGERAVQAAMTTVLDGRTAVVIAHRLSTVEIADRVLVMEHGRIVEDGPPSELITGTGRFADLHRAWRDSLA